A single Sutterella megalosphaeroides DNA region contains:
- a CDS encoding nickel-dependent hydrogenase large subunit has translation MSNERRIVVDPVTRIEGHLRVQALLGEDNRIADSMSTGTMWRGLEVILKGRDPRDAWAFVERICGVCTGIHALAAVRSVEDAIGIKIPKNANIIRNLMNATLYVHDHIVHFYQLSALDWVDVVSALDADPRETADLQQKISPKHPLASVGYFRDVQNRLKKFVASGQLGIFNKGYWGHPEMKLPPAVNLLAVTHYLEVLDFQKEIVRIHTILGGKNPHPNYLVGGVACPINVHDTGAQGTMVNEVTLNYMRDIAKRSLEMVENVYLPDIKAIASFYPEWFKVGGGLSGKNVLCYGDFPEVANDWSDASLQLPRGAIIDGKLDEVHDVDLRDLEQIQEYVDHSWYKYPDAAKGLHPWEGVTDQAFELPPGSDGTKTKFKWLSADGKYSWIKSPRWKGHMMEVGPLARLVMGVAKNVPHIKEPALGLLQELNLPLEAVFSTLGRHAARALECRWAAQKMVQYVDDLTANIKAGDEAAANMEFWEPKTWPKECRGVGFCEAPRGALGHWCVIKDTRIANWQAIVPTTWNASPRSPEGALGAFESSLIGTPVADPERPLEIIRTIHSFDPCLACATHLYNPEGEELCRVRVR, from the coding sequence ATGAGCAACGAACGCCGTATCGTCGTCGACCCCGTCACCCGCATCGAAGGTCACCTTCGCGTGCAGGCGTTGCTGGGCGAAGACAACCGCATTGCGGACTCGATGAGCACGGGCACCATGTGGCGCGGGCTTGAAGTGATTCTCAAAGGGCGCGATCCGCGCGACGCCTGGGCGTTCGTGGAACGCATCTGCGGCGTGTGCACGGGCATCCACGCTCTCGCCGCCGTTCGCAGCGTCGAAGACGCGATCGGGATCAAGATCCCGAAGAACGCGAACATCATCCGCAACCTGATGAACGCGACCCTCTACGTACACGACCACATCGTGCACTTCTATCAGCTCTCGGCCCTCGACTGGGTCGACGTGGTGAGCGCTCTCGATGCGGATCCCCGCGAAACGGCCGACCTGCAGCAGAAGATCTCCCCGAAGCATCCGCTCGCTTCGGTCGGGTACTTCCGCGACGTGCAGAATCGCCTGAAGAAGTTCGTCGCTTCGGGTCAGCTCGGCATCTTCAACAAGGGCTACTGGGGTCACCCGGAAATGAAGCTTCCGCCCGCGGTGAACCTCCTTGCCGTCACGCACTACCTCGAAGTGCTCGACTTCCAGAAGGAAATCGTGCGCATCCACACGATTCTGGGCGGCAAGAACCCGCACCCGAACTACTTGGTCGGCGGCGTCGCCTGCCCGATCAACGTCCACGACACGGGCGCTCAGGGTACGATGGTGAACGAAGTCACCCTCAACTACATGCGCGACATCGCGAAGCGGTCGCTCGAAATGGTTGAGAACGTGTATCTGCCCGACATCAAGGCGATCGCTTCCTTCTACCCCGAGTGGTTCAAGGTGGGCGGGGGCCTTTCCGGCAAGAACGTCCTTTGCTACGGCGACTTCCCCGAAGTCGCGAACGACTGGTCGGATGCGAGCCTGCAACTCCCGCGCGGCGCCATCATCGACGGGAAGTTGGACGAAGTTCACGACGTCGATCTGCGCGACCTCGAACAGATTCAGGAATACGTCGACCACTCCTGGTACAAGTACCCCGATGCCGCCAAGGGTCTGCACCCCTGGGAAGGCGTCACGGACCAGGCCTTCGAACTTCCTCCGGGCTCGGACGGCACGAAGACGAAGTTCAAGTGGCTCTCGGCCGACGGCAAGTACTCCTGGATCAAGTCGCCGCGCTGGAAGGGCCACATGATGGAAGTGGGTCCGCTCGCCCGCCTCGTCATGGGCGTCGCGAAGAACGTTCCGCACATCAAGGAACCCGCGCTCGGCCTTCTGCAGGAACTCAACCTCCCGCTCGAAGCGGTCTTCTCGACGCTCGGTCGTCACGCGGCCCGCGCGCTCGAATGCCGTTGGGCGGCTCAGAAGATGGTTCAGTACGTCGACGACCTCACCGCCAACATCAAGGCGGGCGACGAAGCGGCGGCGAACATGGAGTTCTGGGAGCCGAAGACGTGGCCGAAGGAATGCCGCGGCGTGGGCTTCTGCGAAGCGCCGCGCGGGGCTCTCGGTCACTGGTGCGTCATCAAGGATACGCGCATCGCCAACTGGCAGGCGATCGTGCCGACCACGTGGAACGCGTCGCCGCGTTCGCCCGAAGGCGCTCTGGGCGCGTTCGAGTCGTCCCTGATCGGTACGCCCGTGGCGGATCCGGAACGTCCCCTCGAGATCATCCGCACGATTCACAGTTTCGACCCGTGTCTCGCGTGCGCGACGCATCTCTACAACCCCGAGGGTGAAGAACTCTGCCGCGTGCGGGTTCGCTGA
- the cybH gene encoding Ni/Fe-hydrogenase, b-type cytochrome subunit, with translation MKIDPVTFEVDVSAGTHPIYVWEAPVRVWHWAMAIAMAVMIVTGFLIGAPLTANIGDTWSTYDFGYVRLAHFVAGIVFTGLFVYRLYWAAVGNRYARMIFLPPLWSFKWWKGVFSQVAYYLFMKKTAPEYAGHNPLAQLAMFAMFVLGSFLIIITGLALYAQAWGWDTGWMTYFGWVFTLFGDAQAVRTVHHALMYVFILFSIAHIYMSFREDVMGGATTLSSMSTGLRMFKGH, from the coding sequence ATGAAAATCGATCCGGTCACCTTCGAGGTCGACGTTTCCGCGGGAACGCATCCCATCTACGTGTGGGAAGCACCCGTGCGCGTCTGGCACTGGGCGATGGCGATCGCAATGGCCGTGATGATCGTCACGGGCTTTCTGATCGGGGCTCCGCTCACGGCGAATATCGGCGATACGTGGTCGACGTACGACTTCGGTTACGTGCGTCTCGCCCACTTCGTCGCCGGCATCGTCTTTACGGGGCTTTTCGTCTATCGCCTCTACTGGGCCGCGGTCGGGAACCGCTACGCCCGCATGATCTTCCTGCCGCCTCTGTGGTCCTTCAAGTGGTGGAAGGGCGTCTTCTCGCAGGTCGCCTACTACCTCTTCATGAAGAAGACCGCTCCGGAGTACGCGGGGCACAACCCCCTGGCGCAGCTCGCGATGTTCGCGATGTTCGTGCTCGGGTCCTTCCTCATCATCATCACGGGTCTCGCGCTCTACGCCCAGGCCTGGGGGTGGGATACGGGTTGGATGACCTACTTCGGTTGGGTCTTCACGCTCTTCGGCGACGCGCAGGCCGTTCGTACGGTGCACCACGCGCTCATGTACGTCTTCATCCTCTTCTCGATCGCTCACATCTACATGAGCTTCCGCGAAGACGTGATGGGGGGTGCTACGACCCTCTCGTCGATGAGCACGGGCCTTCGCATGTTCAAGGGCCACTGA